The following coding sequences lie in one Corynebacterium humireducens NBRC 106098 = DSM 45392 genomic window:
- the sucC gene encoding ADP-forming succinate--CoA ligase subunit beta: protein MDLYEYQALELFAAHGVPVLSGTVAETPAEARAAAERLGGECVVKAQVKIGGRGKAGGVRVAAAPEAAEQAAEAILGMDIRGHTVERVLVVECVEIEAEYYFSLLLDRARRSYLGLFSVEGGVDIEKLAAERPEALARVEVDPLEGFDAHELVDALPADLRDKVVPVIRRLAEVFREEDATLVEVNPLVLTVQGDIIALDAKITLDDNAAFRHDNRAELAEAADHLDPIERRASEQGLKYVTLEGSVGIIGNGAGLVMSTLDVVSGAGERHGGQKPANFLDIGGGACPETMTAALEIVLSDEQVRSVFVNVFGGITSCDAVATGIVEALTHLGDTARKPIVVRLDGNSVDEGRRILREYDHPLVTVVDDMDEAADRVAELAAVTPSVV from the coding sequence ATGGACCTCTACGAGTACCAGGCCCTTGAACTCTTCGCCGCCCACGGCGTTCCGGTTCTGTCCGGAACGGTGGCTGAGACTCCGGCGGAGGCACGCGCGGCGGCGGAGCGGCTGGGCGGGGAGTGCGTCGTCAAGGCGCAGGTGAAGATCGGCGGCCGCGGCAAGGCGGGCGGTGTCCGCGTCGCGGCGGCGCCCGAGGCGGCCGAGCAGGCGGCGGAGGCGATCCTGGGGATGGACATCCGCGGGCACACGGTCGAGCGGGTGCTCGTCGTGGAGTGCGTGGAGATCGAGGCGGAGTACTACTTCTCGCTGCTCCTCGACCGCGCGCGGCGCTCCTACCTGGGGTTGTTCTCGGTGGAGGGAGGCGTGGACATCGAGAAGCTCGCCGCGGAGCGGCCGGAGGCGCTGGCCCGCGTGGAGGTCGACCCCCTCGAGGGCTTCGACGCCCACGAACTTGTCGACGCCCTCCCCGCCGACCTCCGCGACAAGGTCGTCCCCGTCATCCGGCGGCTCGCCGAGGTCTTCCGCGAGGAGGACGCCACCCTCGTCGAGGTGAACCCGCTCGTCCTCACGGTGCAGGGGGACATCATCGCCCTCGACGCGAAGATCACCCTCGACGACAACGCCGCCTTCCGTCACGACAACCGCGCGGAGCTCGCCGAGGCCGCCGACCACCTCGACCCGATCGAGCGACGCGCGAGCGAGCAGGGGCTCAAGTACGTCACGCTCGAGGGTTCGGTGGGCATCATCGGCAACGGCGCCGGGCTGGTCATGTCGACCCTCGACGTCGTGTCCGGGGCGGGGGAGCGGCACGGCGGGCAGAAGCCGGCGAACTTCCTCGACATCGGCGGTGGCGCCTGCCCGGAGACGATGACCGCGGCCCTGGAGATCGTCCTCTCGGACGAGCAGGTGCGCAGCGTGTTCGTCAACGTCTTCGGAGGCATCACGTCCTGCGACGCGGTGGCCACCGGCATCGTGGAGGCGCTCACTCACCTCGGGGACACGGCCCGCAAGCCGATCGTCGTGCGTCTCGACGGCAACAGCGTCGACGAGGGACGCCGCATCCTCCGCGAGTACGATCACCCCCTCGTCACCGTCGTCGACGACATGGACGAGGCCGCGGACCGGGTGGCGGAGCTCGCCGCGGTGACCCCGAGCGTCGTCTAG
- the sucD gene encoding succinate--CoA ligase subunit alpha, which yields MAIFLNSESRIIVQGITGREGREHTARMLAAGANVVGGTNPKKAGETVTVGGHELPVFGTVADARAATDANVSVVFVPAPFVREAVCEAIDAAIPLIVVITEGVPVRDTAEMLAHARTEGGTRIIGPNCPGIIPADISGPGPVGLISKSGTLTYQMMHALSDVGISTALGIGGDPLIGTAYIDALSAFEEDPDTRAIVMIGEIGGDAEERAADYIREHVTKPVVGYVAGFTAPEGKTMGHAGAIVTGSVGTAQAKKEALEAAGVRVGTTPTETAEIMRGIVEGM from the coding sequence ATGGCGATCTTCCTCAACTCCGAATCCCGCATCATCGTCCAGGGCATCACCGGGCGTGAGGGGCGGGAGCACACCGCCCGGATGCTCGCCGCCGGCGCGAACGTGGTCGGCGGCACCAACCCGAAGAAGGCGGGCGAGACGGTGACGGTCGGCGGCCACGAGCTGCCGGTGTTCGGCACCGTCGCCGACGCACGCGCGGCCACCGACGCGAACGTGTCCGTGGTGTTCGTGCCTGCCCCCTTCGTCCGGGAGGCGGTCTGCGAGGCCATCGACGCCGCGATCCCGCTCATCGTCGTCATCACCGAGGGCGTGCCCGTCCGCGACACCGCCGAGATGCTGGCGCACGCGCGGACGGAGGGAGGCACGCGGATCATCGGCCCGAACTGCCCCGGCATCATCCCCGCGGATATCAGCGGCCCCGGCCCCGTGGGACTGATCTCGAAGTCGGGCACGCTGACGTACCAGATGATGCACGCGCTTTCCGACGTCGGCATCTCCACCGCCCTCGGCATCGGCGGCGACCCCCTCATCGGCACCGCCTACATCGACGCGCTCAGCGCCTTCGAGGAGGACCCCGACACCCGGGCCATCGTCATGATCGGCGAGATCGGCGGCGACGCCGAGGAACGCGCCGCCGACTACATCCGGGAGCACGTGACCAAACCCGTCGTCGGCTACGTCGCCGGGTTCACCGCCCCGGAGGGCAAGACCATGGGGCACGCAGGTGCCATCGTCACCGGTTCCGTCGGCACGGCGCAGGCCAAGAAGGAGGCGCTCGAGGCGGCCGGTGTCCGGGTGGGCACCACGCCGACGGAGACCGCGGAGATCATGCGGGGGATTGTCGAGGGGATGTAG
- a CDS encoding hydrogen peroxide-inducible genes activator: MNNKEYRPTLSQLRTFVTIAENKHFGTAATKLGISQPSLSQALVALEQGLGIQLIERSTRRVIVTPAGEELLPYAKATLDAADAFLAHSRGTHGTLIGPLTIGIIPTIAPYVLPGLLTATAAQYPELEPRIVEDQTRHLVQMLRDGQIDIAVMALPSEATGVAEVPLYSEDFAVVVPEGHGLAGRTDLGLSDLDTLDLLLLDDGHCLHDQIVDLCRKADLNPTEAANSVTRASSLTTIMQLVAAGLGATLVPVSALRTECHRPGLATATFRDDVTAQREIGLVYRNSSSRAEEFHVLGTLVTAAFEEAVSPTE, from the coding sequence ATGAACAATAAGGAGTACCGTCCGACGCTCTCTCAGCTGCGCACCTTCGTCACCATCGCTGAGAACAAGCACTTCGGCACGGCGGCCACGAAGCTGGGCATCTCACAGCCCTCCCTCTCGCAGGCCCTCGTCGCCCTGGAACAGGGACTGGGCATCCAGCTCATCGAGCGCTCGACCCGCCGCGTCATCGTCACGCCCGCCGGCGAGGAACTGCTCCCCTACGCCAAGGCGACGCTCGACGCCGCCGACGCCTTCCTCGCTCACTCCCGCGGCACCCACGGCACGCTGATCGGCCCGCTGACCATCGGCATCATCCCGACGATCGCCCCCTACGTCCTGCCCGGCCTGCTCACCGCCACCGCCGCGCAGTACCCGGAGCTGGAGCCGCGCATCGTCGAGGACCAGACCCGTCACCTCGTGCAGATGCTCCGCGACGGCCAGATCGACATCGCCGTCATGGCGCTGCCCTCCGAGGCCACCGGTGTCGCCGAAGTCCCCCTCTACAGCGAGGACTTCGCCGTCGTCGTCCCCGAGGGCCACGGGCTCGCCGGCCGCACGGATCTCGGCCTGTCCGACCTCGACACCCTCGACCTGCTGCTTCTCGACGACGGCCACTGCCTCCACGACCAGATCGTCGATCTGTGCCGCAAGGCGGACCTCAACCCCACCGAGGCCGCCAACTCGGTCACCCGCGCCTCCTCGCTGACGACGATCATGCAGCTCGTCGCCGCGGGTCTCGGCGCCACCCTGGTGCCCGTGTCCGCGTTGCGTACCGAGTGCCACCGCCCGGGCCTGGCCACCGCCACCTTCCGTGACGACGTCACCGCCCAGCGCGAGATCGGCCTGGTCTACCGCAACTCCAGCTCCCGGGCGGAGGAGTTCCACGTGCTCGGCACCCTGGTGACCGCCGCCTTCGAGGAGGCGGTCTCCCCCACCGAGTGA
- a CDS encoding peroxiredoxin gives MAIMTVGEKFPEFELLALKGGNLAEANAQQPEDYFETVSLDKYPGKWKVVFFYPKDFTFVCPTEIAAFGKLDEEFQDRDTQILGGSIDNEFSHFNWRATNEELKDIPFPMFSDIKHELIRELGVENADGVADRATFIIDPDGIIQFVSVTPDAVGRNVDEVLRVLDALQSEEVCACNWQANDPTKNINKMDVVQESLK, from the coding sequence ATGGCAATCATGACCGTTGGAGAGAAGTTCCCCGAGTTCGAGCTGCTCGCCCTCAAGGGCGGCAACCTGGCTGAGGCCAACGCCCAGCAGCCGGAGGACTACTTCGAGACCGTTTCCCTCGACAAGTACCCGGGCAAGTGGAAGGTCGTCTTCTTCTACCCGAAGGACTTCACCTTCGTCTGCCCGACCGAGATCGCCGCATTCGGCAAGCTCGACGAGGAGTTCCAGGACCGCGACACCCAGATCCTGGGCGGCTCCATCGACAACGAGTTCTCCCACTTCAACTGGCGCGCCACCAACGAAGAGCTGAAGGACATCCCGTTCCCGATGTTCTCCGACATCAAGCACGAGCTCATCCGTGAGCTGGGCGTCGAGAACGCCGACGGTGTCGCCGACCGCGCCACCTTCATCATCGACCCGGACGGCATCATCCAGTTCGTCTCCGTCACCCCGGACGCCGTCGGCCGCAACGTCGACGAGGTCCTGCGTGTCCTCGACGCCCTGCAGTCCGAGGAGGTCTGCGCATGCAACTGGCAGGCCAACGACCCGACCAAGAACATCAACAAGATGGACGTCGTTCAGGAGTCCCTGAAGTAA
- a CDS encoding carboxymuconolactone decarboxylase family protein → MSIDNLRSALPEYAKDQKLNLGSLTRTTELNEQQLWGTLLASAAATGNDTVFAEISEEAKEHLSDEAFEAALGAATVMAMNNVAYRAKHFLGEDYTNVKFGLRMNIIAKPGVEKADFELWSLAVSTINGCENCVVAHDKTVREEGLTKEQVWEAVKVAAVIQAVAQTVQIEAAR, encoded by the coding sequence ATGTCGATCGATAACCTGAGGAGCGCCCTCCCCGAGTACGCGAAGGACCAGAAGCTCAACCTGGGCTCCCTGACCCGTACCACCGAGCTCAACGAGCAGCAGCTGTGGGGCACCCTGCTGGCCTCCGCTGCCGCCACCGGCAACGACACCGTCTTCGCAGAGATCTCCGAGGAGGCCAAGGAGCACCTCTCCGACGAGGCCTTCGAGGCAGCCCTCGGCGCCGCCACCGTCATGGCCATGAACAACGTGGCCTACCGCGCGAAGCACTTCCTCGGCGAGGACTACACCAACGTCAAGTTCGGCCTGCGCATGAACATCATCGCCAAGCCGGGCGTCGAGAAGGCCGACTTCGAGCTGTGGTCCCTGGCCGTCTCCACCATCAACGGCTGCGAGAACTGCGTCGTGGCCCACGACAAGACCGTCCGCGAGGAGGGTCTGACCAAGGAGCAGGTCTGGGAGGCCGTCAAGGTCGCCGCCGTCATCCAGGCGGTCGCACAGACCGTCCAGATCGAGGCTGCACGCTAA